In Bradyrhizobium guangdongense, the sequence CGTAAATCCGCAGCGAGGCCGACAATCTCGTTGGCATCCATCAGTTCCGGCAGCGCTTTGGCGAGATCCTCGCCCGGCGCTATTCCATTGGGATACCCCGCGAAGAACAAAGCGACTTTCCGCGGCAGGAACTTCATCATGTCGCCGAATGTCGGCGCGTCGATCTTCAACACCTTGCTGAGAAGGTCGATGAGCGGCTGCATGGTGTCGGCCGAGGCGATCAGGCTGACGCGCCGGTTGATCTCGAGGTAGGCCGATATGGCGCCGTGCAATTCCTGCCAGATCCGGTGCGGCAAGAAGCCGTCGCGACCGAGGAAGGCGAGGGCGACTTTTCGGCCGGGGCCCGCGACCTCCTGGCACCGCCGGGCGATGAAGGCGTCGAAGGCCGTCATGACAGGGCCGAGCACGGTCATGCCGAGATGAGAGGCCGGAGACTTCTCGGCGCTGCGCGCGGCGACCACGCGCCGCAAGGTCCGCGCGCCGTGATCGAGCCTGGACGGCGCACCGCCGCACAGCAATTCGAACAGCGCCGTCTCGCGCTGGAACTTGGAAGCCAGCTGCGGCGTCGCCTGCGGATAATAACGCGGACGAATGCCGTGGCGCTTCGCGCCCCTGACATCCGCCCTGTCGTTGTCGCCGACGTGGAAGGAGGCGCCGGCATCGATCGCCTGCTCTGACAGATATTTTGCGAACAGCGCTTCGCCCTTGCCGCTGCCGTGGTCGCAGGAGGCGTAGAGGAAGTCCCAGCTCAGTCCGGGGCAGCACGCGCGCAGCAGCCGCGCCAGCCGATCAGAATCCCAATAGGTGTCGGAGATGAACCCGACGGGATGCCCGGCACGTTTCATGTCCAGATATTTCCCGACCATGTCCGGATTAGCGCGACAGAGCTCGAGCTCGGCTGCAAATTCCGATTCGATGAGATCGGTCAGATGATGCCGCGCAAGGCCGAACAGCCTGAACGGAAAGCCGGAATAGATTTCATCGATGCGAACTTCGCCCGTGCCGCGCGTCTGCTTCGCGGTTCTTCGCGCGCGTGCTTCGGCCTGGATACGATGCTGAACGAAACTTGCGGAAACATCAGGACATGTCCGTGAAATGCCGGAGAGCTCGTAAGTCCTTTCAAATACGCCATCCGGCGTCGTGCAGGCGCGCAGCAGAAATGTATCGAAAACATCGAACGACCAGGCAGAAACAATTTGCGCGCGCCGCTGCGCGCCGGCCGTTGCGATCGTCATGTGCACAGTCCCCGCCAATCAGATCAATTAACGTGCATCCTCACCAAGTCAGGCGGCATGCACGCGAAAAAAACTCGCGCGCGATTCAAAAACGCGCTCGTCGCGACTGACAGATTCAAAAAAATCGCTAGGTTCGAAAAAGGTGATTCGGAAAAAATTGCCGAGTGCGTGAAACGTCTCGCGTTCATTCACACTCGGAAACAATCGCTTCCTGGTGCGCTTCGCGCGCATCGCGTTTGATCACCTAGTGCCGCGTAATGTCAGCGTTTTCTCTCAACGACATCTGCTCAGGATGATTGATCCGCCATGGCGCGAGACGATGTGATGATTGCCGGTGCGATGCGCGAGGGGATCGCGCGCCCGGCAATTATTGCCCGATACTCGGCAAAACATACCGGCTAACATTTTGAAAAATAACAAAAATTCTTCGCCTGGATTGTTTTGGAGCCGCGTTCAACGCCTGGAAGCCGTGTGGCATGTGCGCCGGCATTGCGGGTTGGAGATTGCGGGATGAGTTACGCGGCCGATGTCTGGACTCCCGCGGAGGCCGAGATCACGACGGCGCTACCGGCTGACGGGATCGTGTCCGTGACACCGTCGGTGCCGCTGGCGCCGGACAGCACGCCCGATGCTGCCGATGTGGTCTACGACGAGGACAGCGAGCTTCTGGACAAGCTTGCGCTCGGCGACGAAGCCGCTTTCCGCATGCTGGTCGAGCGTCACATCGATCGTGCCTACGCAATCGCGCTGCGCATCGTCGGCAATGCCGCGGATGCCGAGGACGTGGTGCAGGACACCATGCTCAAGGTCTGGAGCCATCGCGGCCGCTGGCAGCACGGCCGCGCCAAATTCTCGACCTGGCTCTATCGCGTCATCTCCAACCGCTGCATCGATCTGCGCCGCAAGCCGCGCAACGAGAATGTCGAGACGGTGCCTGAGGTTGCCGATGGCCAGCCCGGCGCCGTCGAGATCATCGAGCGCAACGAGATGAATCATATGCTCGAGCTCGCGATGCAGCGGCTGCCCGAGCAGCAACGCATCGCAGTGATCTTCTCTTACCACGAGAACATGAGCAACGGCGAGATCGCCCAGGTGATGGACACCACGGTGGCGGCGGTGGAGTCCCTGCTCAAACGTGGGCGCCAGCAGCTGCGTCAGCTGCTGCGCAAGCACGAGCGCGACATTCGCACCGCCTTTACCGATTGCTAACCATAAAATCCCGCTCGCGAGAATTTTCGCGCCTGATCTCCTTGCGCTCCACCGTTTGAGCGAACGGACGGGGCTGCGGTCCGCGTCGTCAATCGTCTTCGATGCGGCACGCAATGCCCATCAGCACAGGAGTTTCCAATGCCTGCAATCTCCACCAATACCGCGGCCAACTCCGCGGTCCGCTACCTCAACATCAATTCCGCGCAGGAGAGCAGCGCGCTCGCCAAGCTGTCGAGCGGCTCGCGCATCACCTCGGCCTCGGACGACGCGGCGGGCCTCGCGATCTCGACCCGCATCTCGTCGGACGTCACCACGCTGCAGCAGGCCGCAACCAACTCCTCGCAAGCGACCGCGATCCTGCAGACGGCCGACGGCGGCGCCTCCAACATCTCGGACATCCTGGCCCGCATGAAGTCGCTGGCTTCGGAGTCCGCGTCGGGCACCACGACCGACTCCAGCCGCGCCTACATCAACTCGGAATTCTCGCAGCTTACGAGCGAAATCGATTCGATCTCGACCGGCACGCGCTATTCCAGCCAGAGCCTGCTGGACGGCTCGAGCGTGTTCTCCTCGGGTGTCTCGGTGCTGGTCGGCTCCTCCGGCTCCGACACGATCACGATCAAGCTCGCCAGCCTGACGTCGTCTTCGCTCGGCGTGTCCTCGCTCGACGTCAGCTCGCTGTCCGACGCGACCTCGGCGCTCAGTGTGCTGGACACCGCGATCGATACGGTTTCCGCCGCCCGCGCCAGCATCGGCGCGCAGGAATCGCGGTTCAACTTCTCGTCCGATTCGATCTCGACCCAGACCCAGAACCTGCAATCGGCGAATTCGGCGATCAAGGACGTCGATATCGCGTCGGAGCAGGCCACGCTGTCCTCGGCCGAGGTGAAGACCCAGGCTGCGGTCTCGGCCGAATCCGCGGCGAACCAGATGCCGCAATATCTGCTCAAGCTGCTCGGCTAAGCGCCCGGCTTGACGATTTCCGGGCCGGCGTGACGCCGGTCCGGTCCTCCTCGCGATGGATCCAGCAGCACAGTGACGTCAGTCAGTTCGAGCACCAGCACCGCGTCGACCAGCTCGAGCACGTCGAGCGCCGCCACCGTGACCACGACCGGCACCACGACGTCGTCCAGCGTCGATTGGAGCGCGCTGATCACCGCAGCGGTGAACGCCAAGCTCACCCAGGCGACGACGATCTCGACCACCATTACCAACAACGAGGCCAAGATCTCGGCCTACCAGACGCTCCAGACGGACCTCTCGACGCTGTCGAGCGGACTATCCTCGCTCGCGACGGCTGTCGTCAATTCGCTCGCCACAAACGTCTTCGCCACGCGCTCGGCGACCATCAGCTCGACCGGCGACGTCAGCGCGTCCTCCGCGCTCTCGATGTCAGTCAGCAACGGCGCGGCGACCGGCGACCACACGCTGACGATCAGCCAGGTCGCGACGGCGCAGAAGGTGGTCGGAACCTCGCAGTCGAGCCAGACCAGCGCGCTCGGCTATTCCGGCACGTTCTCGCTGGGTCTCGGCAGCGGCAGCACCGCAGATATCACGGTCACAAGCACGATGTCGCTTCAGGACGTTGTCGACGCCATCAATGCCCAGACCTCGACCACGAACGTGCAGGCCTCGATCGTCCAGGTGTCGAGCGGGTCGTACGAGATGGTGCTGTCGGGCACCGAGGATGCCGCCGACATCAGCTATTCCAGCACATCAGGCGACGACATCCTGAACAAGCTGGGCGTGACCGACAGCACCGGTGCGTTCGCCGACGTGCTGCAGACATCGCAGGCGGCGAAATTCTCACTCGATGGCATCTCGATGACGCGGGATACCAATGACATCACCGACGTGTTGACCGGCGTGACCTTCAACCTGCTGCAGGCAACGCCCAGAGGAGCATCGCTCAGCATCAGCATCGAGCCAGACACCAGCCAGATCTCGACGGCGGTGCAGAACCTCGTCACCAACTACAACACGTTCCGCGACGCGGTGATCGCGCAACAGGCGACGGCCTCGGACGGCACGGCGGATACGAGCGCGGTGCTGTTCGGCGACGGCACCATGCGCGATATCATGGATTCGCTCCAGAACGCGCTCAACAGCACCGTGGGCGGGCTCACCATGGCCGACCTCGGTCTGTCCTTCAACGAGAAGAACGAGCTCGAGCTCGACACCTCGACGCTGTCAAACGTTCTCAGCACCAATCTGAGCGGCGTCACCACGCTGTTGTCGGCGCAGACCAAGACCTCGTCGAGCCAGCTCAGCGTCGTCAACACCGGCACCTCTCCACAATCCTTCACGCTGGACTTGACAGTGGATTCGTCCGGGAATCTCACCTCCGCCTCGGTCGGGGGCGATTCCTCTCTGTTTACGGTCAGCGGCACCACGATCATCGGTACCGCCGGAACGGCCTATGCCGGCATGGCCTTCAGCTATTCGGGATCGACGTCGCAATCGATCACCGTGACTTCGACATCAGGCATCGCCACGCAGCTCTATCAGCTGTCCAAGAGCTATTCGTCGAGTTCCGGCTCGCTGCAGACGCTGATTACGAACCTGACCGATCGCGACACCGAGCTTCAGCAGAAGGTCGACGACATCGACAGCGCGGCGTCCGCCTACCAGTCGCAGCTCCAGACCCAATACGCGAATTACCAGGCCGCGATCACGAGCGCGAACAACACGCTCACCTATCTCAAGGCCCTGCTTAACTCCAGCTCGAGTGGTTGATGATGCATAATCCGATGGCGTACATGGCCAATCAGGCCTATCGGGGCGCGGCTACCAGCGTGCCGCCGCTGAAGGCGGTCTCGATGCTGCTCGGCGGCGCGATCACCTTCCTCCAGAAATCGCTGGCGGCGCAGGAAGCGCGGCGCTTCGAGGAGGGGCACGAATATCTGCTGAAGGCGACCGCGATCCTGCGCGGGCTCAGCCACAATCTCGACTTCACCAGGGGCGGGGCGGTCGCCGAGAGGCTGTTCCAGACCTACAACAGCGTGATCGTGGCGAGCCACAGGGCGTTCGGACGGCCGCACGTCCGCGAGAGTTTTCGGCGGATCATTGCGGCTCTCACCGAGCTGCGGGAGGCCTGGGAGTATGTGGACGCAACAGTGCGGGCCGGCAAGCCCGCGCCGGCTGATTCGGCCCGCATGGGCTGAAATGCGAGGGGCATCGGGGCCCGCGAACCCTCCGCGCGATCGCCTGTCCCGCCGTTTGGGCCTGTTTCCGTAGTGCTCCGGGTGGTTTTGGCCCACGCGGACGTCGGAAACCCGTTTCCGCCCCACTTGCAATGCTTTATGACGGCCTGACCGAGGCGGGATCGGCGGGCGATGGACGTCACCGAGTTTGAGCAACTGATCGATCGGCTGGGCGAGGATCTCTCCCTCTGGCCCGACGACCGGCGCTTGCCCGCCGAAGAGCTGCTGAAGCATTCCTCCGCCGCCCAGGCCTTACTGGAGGAGATGCGCGCTCTGCGCCAGGCCCTCGCCGCTCCCCCGGTGCGAGCGCCCGAAGGCCTCACTGATCGCATTGCGGCGGCGGCAGCGAAAATGAAGAGCGACACCGCAGAGCCGCGCACCGAAGGCGAGACGGCGGAGAGCTGAACGGCTCTTCTTCTGTACTTTGATGTGCGCCTCTTCACCCCTCCCGCAAGCAGGGCGAGAGGGCACGCCTCCATCGCCGCTGCAAATCGGCTCGAGATAGCCTCTCACTGCGCACGCGGCAGATTTTGCCAAATCGAAAGGTTTATCGCAGCGGCGAATCCGCGCCTGAATCCGCGCGCCTCCGCGTTTCATCAGCACACAGATTTCAAGCGCGCTGACCGGCATCCGTCTCGCCGGCCGCGCCGGAAGGTCGGAGTTCCTGATGACAGTTTCCGCAGTGAGTTCTGCAACGACCGCGAGCACGGCGACGTCGTCATCGTCGAGCACCTCCTCCAGCTCAACGCTGACGTCCAGCGATTTCCTGAGCCTGCTCGTCAGCGAGCTCCAGAACCAGGATCCGCTGAATGCGACATCGACGACCGACCTCGTCAATCAGCTCACCTCCTACGCCAATTTCAGCTCCCAGCAGTCGATCAACTCCAGTCTGACCTCGCTCGCGAGCTCGTTCTCGAGCCTCGTGACGCTGAACTCGGTCAACTATATCGGCCACACCGTCGAGGCGAAGACCGACACCTCGACCTTGAGCAACGGCTCGGCGACGTTCGGCTACTCGCTGTCATCGGCGGCCTCCGACGTTTCGATCACCGTCAAGGATTCTTCGGGCAACACGGTCTACACCGGCGCCGGGACCGGCAATTCCGGTTCCAACACCTTCACCTGGGACGGCAAGAATTCCAGTGGCACCCAGCTCGCTGACGGCGGCCAGTACACGATCTCGGTCACCGCGACGGACAGCGCCGGCAACTCGGTCCTCAATTACACGACTGTCACCGGTACCGTGACCGGCATCGACACCTCGACGTCCACGCCCTCGCTCACGGTGAACGGCGTCTCCGTCAGCGCTTCCAACATCATCGGCGTCACGTCCTGATCCCGCGTCCAGATCTCCTCGGAGTTTCATCATGAGTCTCACTGGTGCCCTTTCTTCGGCGATCTCCGCGCTCAGCGCGCAGAGCCAGTCGCTGTCCATGATCAGCGACAACATCGCCAATTCCTCTACGACCGGCTAC encodes:
- a CDS encoding RNA polymerase sigma factor; the protein is MSYAADVWTPAEAEITTALPADGIVSVTPSVPLAPDSTPDAADVVYDEDSELLDKLALGDEAAFRMLVERHIDRAYAIALRIVGNAADAEDVVQDTMLKVWSHRGRWQHGRAKFSTWLYRVISNRCIDLRRKPRNENVETVPEVADGQPGAVEIIERNEMNHMLELAMQRLPEQQRIAVIFSYHENMSNGEIAQVMDTTVAAVESLLKRGRQQLRQLLRKHERDIRTAFTDC
- a CDS encoding flagellin; translated protein: MPAISTNTAANSAVRYLNINSAQESSALAKLSSGSRITSASDDAAGLAISTRISSDVTTLQQAATNSSQATAILQTADGGASNISDILARMKSLASESASGTTTDSSRAYINSEFSQLTSEIDSISTGTRYSSQSLLDGSSVFSSGVSVLVGSSGSDTITIKLASLTSSSLGVSSLDVSSLSDATSALSVLDTAIDTVSAARASIGAQESRFNFSSDSISTQTQNLQSANSAIKDVDIASEQATLSSAEVKTQAAVSAESAANQMPQYLLKLLG
- the fliD gene encoding flagellar filament capping protein FliD, which codes for MTTTGTTTSSSVDWSALITAAVNAKLTQATTISTTITNNEAKISAYQTLQTDLSTLSSGLSSLATAVVNSLATNVFATRSATISSTGDVSASSALSMSVSNGAATGDHTLTISQVATAQKVVGTSQSSQTSALGYSGTFSLGLGSGSTADITVTSTMSLQDVVDAINAQTSTTNVQASIVQVSSGSYEMVLSGTEDAADISYSSTSGDDILNKLGVTDSTGAFADVLQTSQAAKFSLDGISMTRDTNDITDVLTGVTFNLLQATPRGASLSISIEPDTSQISTAVQNLVTNYNTFRDAVIAQQATASDGTADTSAVLFGDGTMRDIMDSLQNALNSTVGGLTMADLGLSFNEKNELELDTSTLSNVLSTNLSGVTTLLSAQTKTSSSQLSVVNTGTSPQSFTLDLTVDSSGNLTSASVGGDSSLFTVSGTTIIGTAGTAYAGMAFSYSGSTSQSITVTSTSGIATQLYQLSKSYSSSSGSLQTLITNLTDRDTELQQKVDDIDSAASAYQSQLQTQYANYQAAITSANNTLTYLKALLNSSSSG
- the fliS gene encoding flagellar export chaperone FliS, with protein sequence MMHNPMAYMANQAYRGAATSVPPLKAVSMLLGGAITFLQKSLAAQEARRFEEGHEYLLKATAILRGLSHNLDFTRGGAVAERLFQTYNSVIVASHRAFGRPHVRESFRRIIAALTELREAWEYVDATVRAGKPAPADSARMG
- a CDS encoding flagellar hook assembly protein FlgD gives rise to the protein MTVSAVSSATTASTATSSSSSTSSSSTLTSSDFLSLLVSELQNQDPLNATSTTDLVNQLTSYANFSSQQSINSSLTSLASSFSSLVTLNSVNYIGHTVEAKTDTSTLSNGSATFGYSLSSAASDVSITVKDSSGNTVYTGAGTGNSGSNTFTWDGKNSSGTQLADGGQYTISVTATDSAGNSVLNYTTVTGTVTGIDTSTSTPSLTVNGVSVSASNIIGVTS